One Defluviitoga tunisiensis genomic window carries:
- a CDS encoding FtsW/RodA/SpoVE family cell cycle protein translates to MRASKENIKTNFLFFFIVLGITLFVGIMFVYSSLFAMQNIKEINPEQKFKTYIIGLIIGFIGAIFAFLFGNLFIKNSLIMLAFYIFLNMFLGIVLFAPPIAGVTRWMNFGPFQFQPSELAKLILPAFLAFYYSKLKNKKNILTNVLIPLILCLLSIFLIFLEPDLSTTLLILVISLITMFLGIEDKSVLIFFIVFMLVLGITIFIFQDKFLQSYQISRLTKEDPFQSQRARDAITGGGLAGKGPFAGEEKYYVPESYSDFIIAVIGEEWGKIGIAIVVTLFLFLCHELVYMAYLTKDSATFIFCGATASWIFIQVMINTLVGLGIPWMPVTGVTLPLMSYGNSSMIVTLTAIGWALGLIYNNSDIRKTGEENEEQ, encoded by the coding sequence ATGAGAGCTTCTAAAGAAAATATAAAAACTAATTTTCTATTTTTCTTTATAGTTTTAGGAATTACATTGTTTGTTGGAATAATGTTTGTGTATAGCTCCTTATTTGCAATGCAAAATATAAAAGAAATAAATCCTGAACAAAAATTCAAAACATACATTATAGGTTTAATTATTGGATTTATCGGAGCTATATTTGCTTTTTTATTTGGTAATTTATTTATAAAAAATTCTTTAATTATGTTAGCTTTCTATATATTTTTAAATATGTTTTTGGGGATTGTCTTGTTTGCTCCTCCTATTGCTGGAGTTACAAGGTGGATGAATTTTGGACCATTTCAATTTCAGCCTTCTGAGCTTGCAAAACTAATTTTACCAGCTTTTTTAGCTTTTTATTATTCAAAACTAAAAAATAAGAAAAATATTTTAACTAACGTATTAATTCCTCTAATTCTTTGTTTATTAAGTATTTTTCTTATATTTTTAGAACCTGATTTAAGTACTACACTATTAATCTTAGTTATATCATTAATCACTATGTTTTTGGGTATTGAAGATAAAAGTGTATTGATTTTTTTTATAGTATTTATGTTAGTTTTAGGAATTACTATCTTTATATTTCAAGACAAATTTCTTCAATCTTATCAAATATCAAGATTAACCAAAGAGGATCCCTTCCAATCTCAAAGAGCTAGAGATGCTATAACCGGAGGGGGACTTGCTGGAAAAGGACCATTTGCTGGAGAAGAGAAATATTATGTTCCTGAGTCATACAGCGACTTTATAATTGCAGTAATTGGTGAAGAATGGGGAAAAATTGGAATAGCTATAGTAGTTACATTATTTCTTTTTTTATGTCATGAACTAGTTTATATGGCATACTTAACAAAAGATAGTGCAACATTTATTTTTTGTGGAGCCACGGCTTCTTGGATTTTCATTCAAGTTATGATAAATACCCTTGTTGGATTAGGTATCCCATGGATGCCTGTAACTGGGGTCACTTTGCCGCTAATGAGTTATGGAAACTCTTCTATGATAGTAACTCTTACAGCTATAGGCTGGGCATTAGGATTAATATACAATAATTCAGACATAAGGAAGACTGGAGAAGAAAATGAAGAACAATAA
- a CDS encoding Mur ligase family protein, whose product MLEELKKKGYKFQIDSRKIKSGEVFLCLKGENTDGHFFIEDALKNGADFVVIDNPSFVNNLPNNKIIKVDNVLEEMLISSSKIVNNNSKIKIGITGSTGKTTTKECLYHLLSPFFTTFRNELNMNTEIGIPLSILNQYSNEDVSIIEIGLKQKGDLDFVTRFYKLDVAFITNVGPSHLEFLETIENVAQEKMKITNNMNKGLLILNGDYPILKELAPKRLKTLSFGLKKSNDAVLEGYEYNLNYTTTFYAKILGNHLMLTLNKYWSEGQILDLLSTLLFLTYIELPLDPFIICNIDIPEGRFQTITRENTLVINDSYNASYDSFNSAFKSISQIDFYPKILVMGEMKELGEYSKYYHEKVLSEAKEIFDEIYIYDPDNKLNYLLQNQDKIIKFESLDDITKIISEIKEGLIYIKASNSTGIYEYLKNNL is encoded by the coding sequence ATGCTTGAAGAGTTAAAGAAGAAAGGATATAAATTCCAAATAGACTCCAGAAAAATTAAAAGTGGAGAAGTTTTTTTGTGCTTAAAAGGTGAAAACACTGATGGACACTTTTTTATAGAAGACGCTTTGAAGAATGGCGCAGATTTTGTTGTCATTGACAATCCAAGTTTTGTTAACAATCTACCAAACAATAAAATAATTAAAGTTGATAATGTATTAGAAGAAATGTTAATTTCATCCTCCAAGATTGTCAATAATAATTCAAAAATCAAAATAGGTATCACTGGTTCTACAGGAAAGACTACAACAAAAGAGTGTTTATATCATTTGCTATCGCCATTTTTTACAACTTTTAGGAATGAGTTAAATATGAATACAGAGATAGGAATCCCTCTTTCTATTTTAAATCAATATTCAAACGAAGATGTATCAATAATTGAAATTGGTCTTAAACAAAAAGGAGACCTTGATTTTGTTACTCGTTTTTACAAACTTGATGTTGCTTTCATAACAAATGTTGGTCCATCCCATTTAGAGTTTTTGGAAACCATTGAAAATGTCGCCCAAGAAAAAATGAAAATTACCAACAACATGAACAAAGGTCTTTTAATATTAAATGGAGATTATCCTATATTAAAAGAACTTGCACCAAAAAGATTGAAAACTTTATCTTTTGGATTAAAAAAATCAAATGATGCAGTTTTGGAAGGTTATGAATATAATTTAAACTACACCACAACTTTTTATGCAAAAATACTAGGTAATCATCTTATGCTTACTTTAAACAAATATTGGAGTGAAGGGCAAATTCTTGATTTACTTTCTACATTGTTATTTTTAACATATATAGAACTACCTTTAGATCCTTTTATCATATGTAATATTGATATACCAGAGGGACGCTTTCAAACAATAACTAGAGAAAATACCCTGGTGATAAATGATTCTTATAATGCTTCTTATGATTCTTTTAATAGTGCATTTAAAAGTATCTCTCAAATAGATTTTTATCCAAAAATATTAGTAATGGGAGAAATGAAAGAATTAGGCGAATATTCAAAATATTACCATGAGAAAGTTTTGAGTGAAGCAAAAGAGATTTTTGATGAAATTTATATATATGACCCTGATAATAAATTAAATTATTTATTGCAAAATCAAGATAAGATTATAAAATTTGAAAGTTTAGACGATATCACAAAAATAATATCAGAAATAAAAGAAGGTTTAATATACATAAAAGCCTCTAATTCTACTGGAATTTATGAGTATTTAAAAAATAATCTCTAA
- the murC gene encoding UDP-N-acetylmuramate--L-alanine ligase, translated as MRYYFSGIGGIGMSSLALYKYYVSGVENVCGSNNEINERVEYLQRKGIKVKLEQNYSLPDVDILVRSTAVKDNNPEILEAKKRNIKVLYRMQLLNEILKNHLSIGITGTDGKTTTTAMLSQIFKDAKKDPTVFLGGIHSSLEDGNFRYGNDLIIAEVDESDGFIKDTCTDYSIVTNLRPDHLEHYDNKFKNLEYSIFQFINNTRRLIFLCKDDPVLSSWNLVGKNVLYFGLRNDSDYILKNRVQNEKIQEFEVYKKDKLFGKITLKLPGLHYAYDALASCALALEFGIDFQSIRDSLYNYISVDRRFNIIFKNDDICIIDDYAHTPDEILATIKATKEYFPGKKIITIFQPHRFSRLYFHLNDFVEVLKNSDKVYVYRLYSAFEEPLNGVDERTIVELLKAQNTPSQFYNAEEAIFSDLLEEQNAILLFVGAGDITNVARKFAKIKDNSLT; from the coding sequence ATGAGATATTATTTTTCTGGTATTGGCGGAATAGGAATGAGTTCATTAGCGCTCTACAAATATTACGTTTCTGGAGTTGAAAATGTTTGTGGTTCAAATAATGAGATAAACGAAAGAGTTGAATACCTTCAAAGAAAAGGTATAAAAGTAAAATTAGAACAAAATTATTCACTTCCAGATGTTGATATTTTAGTTAGATCCACTGCTGTTAAAGATAACAATCCAGAAATTTTGGAGGCAAAAAAAAGAAACATAAAGGTTCTTTACAGGATGCAATTATTAAATGAAATACTTAAAAATCATTTATCCATCGGAATAACTGGTACAGATGGAAAAACAACCACCACAGCAATGTTGTCTCAAATCTTTAAAGATGCAAAGAAAGACCCCACAGTTTTTTTAGGGGGAATACATTCCTCCTTGGAAGACGGAAATTTTAGGTATGGTAACGATCTAATAATCGCAGAAGTTGATGAAAGTGATGGATTCATAAAAGACACATGCACTGATTATTCAATCGTCACCAATCTAAGACCAGACCATTTAGAACACTATGATAACAAATTTAAAAATTTAGAATACTCTATTTTTCAATTCATTAATAATACAAGGAGACTCATTTTCCTTTGTAAAGATGATCCTGTTCTCTCTTCTTGGAATCTCGTTGGAAAAAACGTTCTCTACTTTGGATTAAGAAATGATTCTGATTATATACTTAAAAATAGGGTCCAAAACGAAAAAATTCAGGAATTTGAGGTATACAAAAAGGATAAACTATTCGGAAAAATTACATTAAAGTTACCTGGTTTACACTATGCTTATGATGCTTTAGCTTCATGTGCATTGGCTTTAGAATTTGGAATAGATTTTCAAAGTATAAGAGATTCTTTGTACAATTATATTTCCGTTGATAGACGCTTCAATATTATATTCAAAAATGATGATATCTGTATAATAGATGATTATGCTCATACACCAGACGAAATACTTGCTACAATAAAAGCGACCAAAGAATATTTTCCAGGCAAAAAAATTATTACTATATTTCAACCTCATAGATTTTCTAGACTATATTTCCATTTGAATGATTTTGTGGAGGTATTAAAAAATTCTGACAAAGTTTATGTTTATAGGCTTTATTCTGCTTTTGAAGAACCACTAAATGGAGTTGATGAAAGAACTATTGTAGAACTCTTAAAAGCTCAGAATACACCCTCACAATTTTATAATGCTGAAGAAGCTATATTCTCTGATTTGTTAGAAGAGCAAAATGCAATTCTACTTTTTGTAGGAGCAGGGGATATTACAAATGTTGCAAGAAAATTTGCAAAAATTAAAGATAACAGCTTGACATAA
- a CDS encoding UDP-N-acetylmuramoyl-L-alanyl-D-glutamate--2,6-diaminopimelate ligase, with the protein MKLKANDFKLLLEGNIKSFSLNGEEIIVEGIKDNSSEVKNNDIFIAVKGHKADGHDYINYALGNGASLIIAENEDKLPKDKLINYIIVKDIKKATADLVYSLNNISIDDFSIVGVTGTNGKSTSVSLVHHILTESGLNSTLISTVEIKINNQIIKQPRNTTPGILEIAELLKLSSESNSKIINIEVSSHAIDQRRIENLKFDIISYTNITRDHLDYHKNFEDYKKTKLSLMNFLKENGKIIINIDKLNKKDFYSSNKALITYGFDESADYVIKNFEQNIHQVKFTMKTIDNEFVEIVSPLVGKFNIYNIVNAFIIAKLLGIETELIIKAVSSFKGIPGRFQLVPSSKSLGFNCVIDFSHTPDALEQVLSTAASLTDGRIIIVFGAGGNADQGKRKIMGEVVSQKADVIILTNDDPKDEDPQKIIEDVLEGIDQTKQFLVIPDRKTAIEAALSFANKGDIVLITGRGHEQFQLFANGKKVKFNDYEVATKCIETIKRGLRR; encoded by the coding sequence GTGAAACTCAAAGCTAATGATTTTAAGTTGTTATTAGAAGGAAATATAAAGAGTTTTTCTTTAAACGGAGAAGAAATAATTGTTGAAGGAATAAAAGACAACAGTTCTGAAGTTAAAAACAACGATATTTTTATAGCGGTCAAAGGACATAAAGCTGATGGACATGACTATATTAATTATGCATTAGGGAATGGGGCATCCCTAATTATTGCTGAAAATGAAGACAAATTACCAAAAGATAAATTAATTAATTATATTATTGTAAAAGATATTAAAAAAGCAACTGCTGATTTGGTTTATTCACTTAATAACATATCGATAGATGACTTTTCTATCGTCGGTGTTACAGGTACCAATGGTAAATCTACCTCAGTTTCGTTAGTGCATCACATTTTAACTGAAAGTGGTCTAAATTCAACGCTAATAAGTACGGTTGAAATAAAAATTAACAATCAAATTATCAAACAGCCTCGTAACACAACACCTGGAATTTTAGAAATAGCAGAATTATTAAAATTAAGCTCCGAAAGTAATAGTAAGATTATTAATATTGAGGTCTCTTCACACGCAATAGATCAACGAAGAATTGAAAACCTAAAGTTTGATATCATTTCATACACCAATATAACAAGAGACCATTTAGATTATCATAAAAATTTTGAAGATTATAAAAAAACTAAACTATCTTTAATGAATTTCTTAAAAGAAAATGGAAAAATTATAATAAATATTGACAAACTAAATAAAAAAGATTTCTATTCCTCAAACAAAGCATTAATTACTTATGGATTCGATGAATCTGCAGATTATGTTATCAAAAATTTCGAACAAAATATACATCAAGTCAAATTTACAATGAAAACTATAGATAATGAATTTGTTGAAATTGTTTCACCATTAGTCGGTAAATTCAATATCTACAATATTGTTAATGCTTTTATAATTGCAAAACTGTTGGGTATAGAAACCGAACTAATAATTAAGGCTGTATCTTCTTTTAAAGGTATTCCTGGTAGATTTCAACTCGTTCCATCTAGTAAAAGTCTTGGTTTTAATTGTGTTATTGATTTTTCCCATACACCCGATGCGTTAGAACAAGTATTATCTACTGCTGCTAGTTTAACAGACGGTAGAATAATAATTGTTTTTGGAGCCGGTGGAAACGCAGATCAAGGTAAGAGGAAGATAATGGGTGAGGTAGTAAGTCAAAAAGCAGATGTAATAATACTTACAAATGATGATCCAAAAGACGAAGATCCTCAAAAAATAATAGAAGATGTATTGGAGGGTATCGATCAAACCAAACAATTTTTGGTTATTCCTGATAGAAAAACTGCAATCGAAGCAGCCTTAAGCTTTGCAAATAAAGGAGACATCGTTCTTATAACAGGAAGAGGACATGAACAATTTCAATTATTTGCAAACGGCAAAAAAGTTAAGTTTAACGATTATGAAGTTGCAACAAAATGTATAGAAACAATAAAGAGAGGCTTAAGAAGGTAG
- the mraY gene encoding phospho-N-acetylmuramoyl-pentapeptide-transferase, whose translation MNYTLFLLSVCAFGLLIFLYPIYINWLKKKQFGQYIRPEGPDLHNYKQGTPTMGGLLFVIAMFLLLLVTFFLTNDFLFLLMAISIILFGLVGFIDDYSSIKKKNATGLNVIQKLGLQLLFSAFIVILIYKFNYHTHLKIPFSRNIIDLKYFYPVWGVLYLTGMTNATNLTDGLDGLAGGIYIISAFFTAIVAGLNFESTSILILPVIAYLFFNIKPAKIFMGDTGSLALGGLLGCLALYSSIELFTLFTCFIFILEMFSVIIQVGSFKLRKKRVFLMAPIHHHFELKKWSEERVVMIFWLVNFLVGFIALGGLL comes from the coding sequence ATGAATTATACACTATTTTTACTATCCGTTTGTGCTTTTGGTCTTTTAATATTTTTATATCCTATTTACATCAATTGGCTTAAGAAAAAACAGTTTGGACAGTATATCAGACCAGAAGGCCCGGACCTTCATAACTACAAACAGGGAACCCCAACGATGGGTGGATTACTATTTGTAATCGCAATGTTTTTGCTATTACTCGTCACTTTTTTTCTAACAAATGACTTTCTTTTTTTACTAATGGCAATTTCGATTATTCTCTTTGGATTAGTAGGTTTTATAGATGACTATTCAAGCATAAAAAAGAAAAATGCGACGGGATTAAATGTTATCCAAAAACTAGGTCTCCAACTTTTATTTTCTGCATTTATAGTTATTTTAATATATAAATTTAATTATCACACTCATTTAAAAATACCTTTTTCTAGAAATATTATAGATTTAAAATATTTTTATCCGGTATGGGGAGTTTTGTACCTGACAGGTATGACAAATGCTACGAACTTAACAGATGGTTTGGATGGACTAGCAGGTGGAATATACATTATATCTGCTTTCTTTACTGCCATAGTTGCTGGGTTAAACTTTGAAAGTACATCAATACTTATTTTACCAGTAATTGCTTATTTATTTTTTAACATTAAACCCGCAAAAATTTTTATGGGTGATACTGGTTCTCTCGCTTTGGGTGGATTATTGGGATGCTTAGCCCTTTATAGTTCCATTGAACTATTTACATTATTCACATGTTTTATATTTATTTTAGAAATGTTTAGCGTTATAATTCAAGTTGGTAGCTTTAAACTCAGGAAAAAGCGTGTATTTTTAATGGCTCCTATTCATCATCATTTCGAATTAAAAAAATGGAGTGAAGAGCGAGTTGTAATGATATTTTGGCTAGTTAATTTTTTGGTTGGATTTATAGCTTTAGGAGGGTTATTATGA
- a CDS encoding UDP-N-acetylglucosamine--N-acetylmuramyl-(pentapeptide) pyrophosphoryl-undecaprenol N-acetylglucosamine transferase, which yields MKNNKRLKVVFCGGGTGGHYYPALALLKYLDTNYQNLDIIYFATKGRIEEHNLAKDFPKAKMYTLDTKGLERPIYNPKNITRMFAVLKDTQKVRKIIKTFNPDFAFLTGGYVTVPVGLALTKEKIPFYLHEQNSIMGISNKFLTKYAKKVFVSFEETLINEKCILSGNPVRTPDEKLTREYLKKFGINNLNKRCILVFGGSLSSEEIDDIMYRVYLQDKSTNYIHITKNPDKFSKFENVHTFDYINDLYKIMAVCDGVVCRAGATTIAEILFYDLQAALIPWKGAAENHQFKNALSLQKLGKAEVFDDQNIDLTKLINFINSIKIKSQNYEYVPKHNQAIEIIINNIEEIKKFNNF from the coding sequence ATGAAGAACAATAAAAGACTCAAAGTAGTTTTTTGTGGAGGAGGCACTGGTGGACATTACTATCCTGCCTTAGCATTACTAAAATATCTTGATACAAACTACCAAAACTTGGATATCATCTACTTTGCTACTAAAGGAAGAATTGAAGAACATAACTTAGCAAAAGATTTTCCTAAAGCAAAAATGTATACATTAGATACCAAAGGTCTTGAAAGACCTATATATAACCCTAAAAATATTACCAGAATGTTTGCAGTTCTTAAAGATACCCAAAAGGTTAGAAAAATAATAAAAACTTTTAATCCTGATTTCGCATTTCTTACAGGAGGTTACGTTACTGTTCCTGTTGGATTGGCTTTAACAAAAGAAAAGATACCTTTTTATCTTCATGAACAAAATTCTATAATGGGAATCTCAAATAAATTCCTCACGAAATATGCCAAAAAAGTATTTGTAAGTTTTGAAGAAACTTTAATAAACGAAAAATGTATACTATCAGGAAACCCCGTCAGAACTCCTGATGAAAAGCTCACAAGAGAATACCTTAAAAAATTTGGGATAAATAATTTAAATAAAAGGTGTATTTTGGTTTTTGGAGGAAGTTTGAGTTCTGAAGAAATAGATGATATAATGTATAGGGTTTATTTACAGGATAAATCTACAAACTATATTCACATAACAAAAAATCCCGATAAATTTTCTAAATTTGAAAATGTGCATACTTTCGACTACATAAACGATCTATATAAAATAATGGCGGTATGTGATGGTGTTGTCTGCAGAGCGGGTGCAACAACAATCGCTGAAATTTTATTTTATGACTTACAAGCTGCTTTAATTCCCTGGAAGGGAGCTGCAGAAAACCATCAATTCAAGAATGCTCTATCATTACAAAAGCTAGGCAAAGCTGAGGTTTTTGATGATCAAAATATTGATTTAACCAAATTAATCAACTTCATTAATTCTATAAAAATTAAATCACAAAATTATGAATATGTTCCAAAACATAATCAAGCAATAGAAATTATTATCAATAATATTGAAGAAATAAAAAAATTTAACAATTTCTAG
- the murD gene encoding UDP-N-acetylmuramoyl-L-alanine--D-glutamate ligase, whose amino-acid sequence MKICLVGYGISNKDLLNKIKNSKDEIFVSQNRDFSKEEKIFFEANNIKYEIEHGDLLKKCDLAIVSPGISPQSDAAKIIFDYNINYTTEVEYSWQLIKKVNKESIFIAITGTDGKSTTTSLIGHILKHYEPLTFVGGNLGIPLINAPEDLQNYVVEVSSFQIFWSKIFSPEISVLINLAPDHLNWHHDLKDYYSTKEKLLRRSVDNGGIAIVNEDAKNNLTIHEHKNENSLLFFSKDMFDGKYVTYKNKNVKIDNDIFMLDILKEDLIAAVVTSLNLGIPENLISEAVSSFKPLKYRLEFVDEINKIKFYNDSKATNAHSAYNAYKSFRGKKYIAILGGIPKNEDLSSLLNELDQYAKAVFVFGKMRDELIKYSLDDKFIFYDNLEDVFLHLPEFWEPNDNIVFSPAGASFDLYNNFEERGKHFEFLVNKLRKLYYESF is encoded by the coding sequence ATGAAAATATGCTTAGTTGGCTACGGGATAAGTAATAAAGATCTATTAAATAAAATTAAAAATAGCAAGGATGAGATATTTGTTAGTCAAAATAGGGACTTTAGTAAAGAAGAGAAAATATTTTTCGAGGCTAATAATATTAAATATGAAATAGAACATGGCGATCTATTAAAAAAATGTGATTTAGCAATAGTTAGTCCAGGGATATCCCCTCAAAGTGATGCTGCTAAAATAATTTTTGATTATAATATTAATTATACAACAGAAGTTGAATACTCATGGCAATTAATAAAAAAGGTTAATAAAGAATCAATTTTCATAGCTATTACTGGTACTGACGGAAAATCGACAACAACAAGTTTGATAGGTCATATATTAAAACATTATGAACCATTAACATTTGTTGGAGGCAACCTTGGAATACCTCTAATAAACGCTCCTGAAGATTTACAAAACTATGTTGTCGAAGTGAGTTCATTTCAAATTTTCTGGTCAAAAATTTTTTCGCCTGAGATTTCTGTTTTAATTAATTTAGCTCCAGATCATCTTAATTGGCATCATGATCTCAAAGATTATTACTCTACTAAAGAAAAATTGCTTAGAAGGTCTGTAGATAACGGTGGAATAGCTATAGTCAATGAAGATGCAAAAAATAATCTGACTATTCATGAACATAAAAATGAAAACAGTCTACTATTTTTTTCTAAAGATATGTTTGATGGAAAGTACGTTACGTATAAAAATAAAAATGTAAAAATTGATAATGATATTTTTATGCTAGACATTCTAAAAGAGGATCTCATAGCAGCAGTAGTTACGTCTTTGAACTTAGGTATACCAGAAAACCTAATTTCAGAAGCAGTATCTTCTTTCAAACCTTTAAAATACAGACTAGAATTTGTAGATGAAATAAATAAAATAAAGTTTTATAACGATTCTAAAGCAACAAATGCTCATTCTGCTTATAATGCATACAAAAGTTTTAGAGGAAAAAAATATATTGCAATACTAGGAGGAATCCCAAAAAATGAAGACCTTTCATCTCTATTAAATGAACTTGATCAATATGCAAAGGCAGTTTTTGTGTTCGGCAAAATGAGAGATGAACTAATAAAATATTCTCTGGATGATAAATTTATATTTTATGATAATTTAGAAGATGTATTTTTACACTTACCAGAATTTTGGGAACCAAACGATAACATTGTATTTTCTCCAGCAGGAGCCAGTTTTGACCTTTATAATAACTTTGAAGAAAGAGGAAAACATTTTGAATTCTTGGTGAACAAATTGAGGAAACTGTATTATGAGAGCTTCTAA